From Rhododendron vialii isolate Sample 1 chromosome 10a, ASM3025357v1, the proteins below share one genomic window:
- the LOC131304137 gene encoding uncharacterized protein LOC131304137, translating into MTPKSYFDTAIVVMEEVGPLLQLLRVAKGLSPDRNQAYSSNDFPAAVQNQINVITEITCKSDFNGGYQLHEVLFCASTTGALMNCSYNATNGYIAKECPGKIFFPHEPEAPLAPTLVISTPPFYIALTFARAIYAPLFYIALFYIALAFALAISVSLFYIALMFVLIISAPLFYTALTFALVIYAPRFYIALVFVFYVIVRLM; encoded by the exons ATGACCCCTAAAAGCTATTTCGATACTGCAATAGTTGTAATGGAAGAAGTTGGTCCTCTGCTTCAACTGCTACGGGTTGCCAAAG GGTTATCACCTGATCGAAATCAGGCGTATTCCTCTAATGATTTCCCTGCAGCTGTTCAAAACCAAATCAATGTGATCACTGAGATAACATGTaaaagtgattttaatggtGGGTATCAGCTGCACGAGGTTCTTTTCTGTGCTTCCACCACTGGGGCTTTGATGAATTGCAGCTACAACGCTACGAACGGGTACATAGCCAAAGAGTGCCCGGGCAAGATCTTTTTCCCCCACGAGCCAGAGGCGCCACTGGCTCCCACGCTGGTTATATCTACGCCTCCGTTCTACATCGCCCTTACGTTTGCGCGGGCTATATATGCGCCTCTGTTCTACATCGCCCTGTTCTACATTGCCCTTGCGTTTGCGCTGGCTATATCTGTGTCTCTGTTCTACATCGCCCTTATGTTCGTACTGATTATATCTGCGCCTCTGTTCTACACCGCCCTTACGTTTGCGCTGGTTATATATGCGCCTCGGTTCTACATCGCCCTTGTGTTTGTGTTCTATGTAATTGTTCGATTAATGTAA